A DNA window from Pseudomonas wuhanensis contains the following coding sequences:
- a CDS encoding radical SAM protein gives MSVEVRPLGDKCNIGCTYCYQEGTRASSTAGNRYEISKIIEVLNELDEPFTLFGGEIMLTKRRDLEHLLEFGQRRYGQVGLQTNGTLVKERDIDLFLEHNVKVGVSIDGPGELNDARWAGSLRATRRATAMTEAVIETMCRTGAPPGVIVTLHRLNAVGERLAHLCGWLQFLDTLGVTRVRLHLLENDNAGPAEDLVLTTEQALLAMRRLRALERTLVCMRFDLFRELESMLLGQDDEASCVFRACDPYLTRAVIGVEGDGRRSNCGRTNKDGIAYTPATVNGYERQLGLYAMPQEEGGCKGCRFFLMCKGNCPGTAIDGDWRLRSVDCLVWFGLFEDTEARLLSEGRAVLSQSPQRTAVEAIIVEGWRDGHDRLLREACDLVGGL, from the coding sequence ATGAGTGTCGAAGTGCGACCGCTTGGCGATAAATGCAATATCGGCTGTACATATTGCTATCAGGAAGGTACCCGTGCCAGTAGCACCGCTGGTAATCGTTATGAGATTTCGAAGATCATCGAAGTACTGAACGAACTCGATGAGCCGTTCACGTTGTTTGGCGGCGAGATTATGCTGACCAAGCGACGCGATTTAGAGCACCTTCTGGAGTTCGGCCAGCGCCGCTATGGCCAGGTAGGCCTTCAAACGAACGGCACCTTGGTCAAGGAACGCGATATCGACCTGTTCCTTGAACATAACGTAAAGGTAGGAGTCTCGATCGATGGCCCCGGCGAATTGAACGATGCGCGCTGGGCCGGCAGCCTTCGCGCGACCCGTCGCGCTACGGCGATGACTGAGGCGGTGATCGAAACCATGTGTCGGACAGGCGCGCCGCCGGGGGTCATCGTCACGCTTCACCGTTTGAATGCGGTTGGTGAACGGCTCGCCCACCTCTGCGGCTGGTTGCAGTTTCTCGACACTTTGGGTGTAACGCGCGTGCGCCTACACCTGCTCGAAAACGATAATGCCGGGCCAGCCGAGGATCTGGTGCTGACTACGGAGCAGGCGCTGCTGGCCATGCGCCGCCTGCGCGCACTCGAACGGACGCTGGTATGCATGCGATTCGATTTGTTCCGCGAACTAGAGTCGATGCTTCTTGGGCAAGACGATGAAGCGTCCTGCGTGTTTCGGGCATGCGACCCCTATCTGACCCGCGCCGTCATAGGTGTCGAAGGGGATGGCCGGCGATCCAATTGTGGCCGCACAAACAAGGATGGCATTGCATATACACCTGCCACAGTCAATGGCTACGAACGCCAGCTCGGACTGTACGCAATGCCGCAGGAGGAAGGCGGATGCAAGGGTTGCCGGTTCTTTCTAATGTGCAAGGGAAACTGTCCGGGCACCGCGATTGACGGCGACTGGCGCCTTCGTTCCGTTGATTGTTTGGTGTGGTTCGGACTCTTCGAAGATACCGAAGCCCGTCTCCTGTCCGAAGGTAGGGCGGTACTGAGCCAGTCGCCTCAGCGTACCGCAGTCGAAGCCATCATTGTCGAGGGTTGGCGGGATGGTCACGACCGGTTATTGCGCGAAGCCTGCGATCTGGTTGGCGGACTATGA
- a CDS encoding RiPP maturation radical SAM C-methyltransferase, translating into MTTDVLLVSAPVMSVLRPSAALGLLQSALTAIGVRTESLYLNLMFAEMIGIDLNERLGETLPSHLLAGEWLFEQPAPAVNAKNRAVFEGQLNTALEQHKFDDLEAIKSKTAPAFILQAAQAILRRKPRILGFTTMFQQTMASLEIAASVKRAAPEIIICFGGANCHGPMGAVLIQHYPQIDYVFTGEADALFPDFVKALLAGRSPRRTQGWLGRMSGTHPLSQPVRELDDLPIPDYSDYFSQLARMSEAHRIRSSVPFESSRGCWWGQKNHCTFCGLNATSMVFREKSGNRVLRELGVLARAYGIKRFSACDNILSMGHVDRVIAELDGNVQQYRFFYEIKSNLDEAKLRILGKAGVVWIQPGIESLSDPVLKLMRKGVDRMLNLRLLRNCREFGMCAIWSMLYGFPGEAAADFDDVARIVPMLEHLQPPVGCGRIRLDRFSPNFEQAEAIGFTDVQPVSSYGAIFNLPADALFGLAYFFDGYAPRAASESDLIPLKQAIAAWRSAWLPGTTPPRLVALPCEGRCLIEDTRRCAIERFFVASELETAIIGHCRSARAIAKFDILTDRWSPSEIEAALGNLLYRNYLLTDQDRVISLIVTSGNELFSDEDRADLPFGYVASSSVQI; encoded by the coding sequence ATGACGACTGACGTTTTGCTAGTGTCGGCCCCGGTTATGTCGGTGCTGCGGCCTTCGGCCGCACTCGGGCTACTGCAGTCGGCGCTCACGGCCATTGGGGTACGCACCGAATCCCTCTACTTGAATCTGATGTTCGCCGAGATGATTGGTATTGACCTGAACGAACGCCTTGGCGAGACTTTGCCAAGCCATCTCCTCGCTGGCGAATGGCTATTCGAACAGCCAGCACCGGCCGTAAATGCAAAAAATCGAGCCGTCTTCGAGGGACAACTCAACACGGCCTTAGAGCAACATAAGTTCGACGATCTAGAGGCCATCAAATCCAAGACGGCACCCGCATTTATCCTGCAGGCAGCGCAAGCTATCCTCAGGCGCAAGCCACGCATCTTGGGTTTCACTACCATGTTCCAACAGACCATGGCATCGCTGGAGATCGCGGCTTCCGTCAAACGTGCTGCACCGGAAATCATCATTTGCTTCGGTGGCGCAAATTGCCACGGTCCGATGGGGGCCGTGCTGATCCAACATTACCCACAGATCGACTATGTATTTACAGGCGAGGCCGACGCATTATTCCCTGATTTCGTCAAAGCCTTGCTAGCCGGACGTTCGCCCCGCCGCACCCAAGGCTGGCTGGGACGTATGTCGGGTACGCACCCGCTGTCCCAACCGGTCCGCGAACTCGATGACTTGCCGATCCCGGACTACAGCGACTACTTCAGCCAACTGGCCAGAATGTCTGAAGCACACCGGATACGCAGCAGCGTGCCGTTCGAATCCTCGCGAGGTTGCTGGTGGGGGCAAAAAAACCACTGTACTTTCTGTGGGCTCAATGCCACAAGCATGGTATTCAGAGAGAAAAGCGGGAACCGCGTACTGCGCGAACTGGGAGTTTTGGCGCGTGCATACGGCATCAAACGTTTTTCCGCATGCGACAATATCCTGAGCATGGGGCACGTCGACCGCGTAATTGCCGAACTAGACGGCAACGTGCAGCAATACCGCTTTTTTTACGAAATCAAGTCAAACCTTGATGAAGCGAAGCTGCGCATACTTGGCAAGGCCGGTGTGGTGTGGATACAACCAGGCATTGAAAGCCTCTCTGACCCTGTACTCAAGTTGATGCGCAAAGGTGTCGACCGCATGCTCAATCTGCGCCTGCTACGCAATTGCCGCGAATTTGGCATGTGCGCGATCTGGTCGATGCTGTACGGCTTTCCTGGGGAGGCCGCAGCGGATTTTGACGATGTGGCCCGCATCGTTCCAATGTTAGAGCATTTGCAGCCGCCAGTCGGATGCGGCCGGATCCGACTCGATCGTTTCAGCCCCAACTTCGAGCAAGCGGAGGCAATCGGTTTTACCGACGTACAGCCGGTAAGCTCATATGGCGCAATTTTCAACCTCCCTGCCGATGCGCTTTTTGGCTTGGCCTATTTCTTCGATGGCTATGCGCCACGGGCAGCCAGCGAATCCGACCTGATTCCCCTAAAACAAGCTATCGCGGCTTGGCGCAGTGCCTGGCTACCCGGGACTACTCCGCCTCGCCTGGTCGCGCTTCCATGCGAAGGCCGCTGCTTGATCGAAGATACCCGCCGGTGTGCCATCGAGCGCTTCTTTGTCGCTAGCGAACTCGAAACCGCCATCATCGGGCATTGCCGATCGGCGCGCGCGATCGCCAAATTCGACATCTTGACCGACAGGTGGAGCCCGAGCGAAATCGAAGCAGCTCTTGGCAACCTGCTCTACCGCAATTATCTGTTAACCGATCAGGACCGGGTGATTTCGCTGATAGTTACCAGCGGGAACGAGCTATTTAGCGATGAGGATCGGGCCGACCTGCCTTTTGGGTACGTTGCGTCAAGCAGCGTCCAGATATAA
- a CDS encoding AAA family ATPase, producing MLELQSVREKVFALLSDVQNIDDAVVRGERCHEGKCYAIAYVDLADNVVGRAGELYDFQERILGDDFFGTPGDLRWNKYLYIVAGPKSLRHDDFEKAKATIESDKEYARKRVVSEEELEALLGAAQYFTPTDTGKDFNVVGEWEKRLAAADLDELLDRPTRKDVVERIGTRSAKRVPVADKTLTLNPSDALLTQKWLASISIDQFRPVHDGKSYTFGQVTLIVGANGTGKTSLLEAVEYFYCGHNRRQGNAVIPKISGSLVGKTEALVASAEAGRIRARCFSWYNRDERLAKSILSAFTRYNFLDTDAAFRISTELEPSEIPSDLSRLLVGADASMIWDYLGKISPEIETAHERSIMRVDESRQRLEIAQKELEDTQSRPSDGKALTEAFRVALEGLNWKAQKVTAPLVTEEEANGLAEALGHLKSVLSAGSAVVSIDAISTRGKEINQALALAIPLEADRTKYVQEMNRLAKHAAACEEACETLDRWLTYVNSGFAIAYARGKKANTAVEIAQGRLGLYATGDIPKVPQGYAAETLESAIRDATLDVQDCIDQVISLDNLADSFGKAASARALAARQLRSAAVASFNAGHPEDDCPICRAKYSPQKLADLVEQITQTLEETNELTEVTSKLSEAQEQLDFFQDKVRLIENLQRIASAIDLAPDALCSEVPARLAELQFELASAEQELASARIDWKELANSKLTAREHDDLRDIVTTLLLTSETEFDTVAIDEARASFREAAAAAHKLITQNFELHNSLEKQLSGLSAAATVEGWQTRARPNAGIESLITMQGEIESIQTRIDGLQSFLDIDDSANFADLSIGIIGATRIHSEAMEAVKMENMASSKISTLVEQIEHLNRQLNENLEKAENYQVAKETLELLRNECSLEHATQESLSAISSQINEIFSRIHAPNEYEYVGQGEALLQTSGSHEKRTLEQISTGQRAAFALSVFLSMNRNASKAPPVLLIDDPIAHIDDLNALSFLDYLRDLAVNSSRQIFFATADTRIAALFARKFSFLGESFQSIQLERGVDGG from the coding sequence ATGTTGGAACTTCAGTCAGTTCGAGAGAAAGTCTTCGCACTGCTCAGTGACGTTCAGAATATCGATGATGCGGTGGTACGAGGCGAGCGCTGCCACGAAGGCAAGTGCTACGCCATCGCCTATGTGGATCTTGCCGATAACGTGGTTGGTCGCGCTGGCGAACTATACGACTTTCAGGAGCGAATCCTGGGCGACGATTTCTTCGGCACGCCTGGCGACTTGCGATGGAACAAGTACCTTTACATCGTTGCCGGCCCGAAATCGCTACGCCATGATGACTTTGAAAAAGCGAAGGCGACTATTGAGTCGGACAAAGAGTACGCACGCAAGCGCGTCGTCTCCGAAGAAGAGCTTGAAGCGTTGCTTGGCGCCGCCCAGTACTTCACACCAACCGACACTGGCAAGGACTTCAACGTCGTTGGCGAATGGGAAAAGCGCCTCGCCGCCGCAGATTTGGATGAATTGCTCGATCGACCTACACGAAAGGACGTTGTTGAGCGCATCGGCACCCGGTCAGCCAAACGCGTACCCGTCGCAGACAAGACCCTGACGCTAAATCCATCCGACGCCCTTCTTACTCAGAAATGGCTCGCATCCATCTCGATCGATCAGTTCCGTCCAGTTCACGACGGGAAGTCGTACACCTTTGGCCAGGTAACCCTCATCGTTGGAGCCAACGGTACTGGTAAGACATCGTTGCTTGAAGCTGTCGAATATTTCTACTGTGGTCATAACCGTAGGCAGGGGAACGCGGTCATTCCGAAAATCTCCGGCTCATTGGTTGGTAAGACTGAGGCGCTGGTAGCCTCGGCAGAGGCCGGTCGAATCAGAGCTCGCTGCTTCAGTTGGTATAATCGGGACGAACGACTTGCAAAGTCGATTCTGAGTGCATTCACTCGATACAACTTTCTCGATACAGATGCGGCATTCAGAATCTCGACAGAATTAGAACCATCAGAAATACCAAGTGATTTGAGCCGATTGCTTGTCGGTGCGGATGCCTCAATGATCTGGGACTATCTCGGCAAGATTTCGCCTGAGATCGAAACCGCCCATGAGCGTTCAATCATGCGAGTCGACGAAAGTCGGCAGAGGCTAGAGATTGCTCAGAAGGAGCTTGAGGACACTCAGAGTCGCCCCTCGGACGGCAAAGCTCTCACAGAGGCATTTCGCGTAGCCTTGGAAGGGCTTAATTGGAAAGCTCAAAAGGTAACGGCGCCGCTAGTCACAGAAGAAGAAGCAAATGGCCTCGCGGAGGCACTCGGCCATCTGAAATCTGTACTTTCGGCGGGTTCAGCCGTGGTGTCTATTGACGCGATTTCGACGCGCGGCAAAGAGATAAACCAGGCATTGGCGCTTGCTATTCCGCTCGAAGCGGATCGAACAAAATATGTGCAGGAAATGAATCGGCTTGCTAAACATGCAGCTGCCTGCGAAGAGGCTTGTGAAACCCTAGATCGCTGGCTGACCTACGTGAATAGTGGCTTCGCCATCGCCTATGCTCGTGGCAAGAAGGCCAATACAGCGGTAGAAATCGCCCAGGGCCGATTGGGCCTGTACGCGACAGGCGATATTCCCAAAGTACCTCAAGGGTATGCAGCCGAAACGCTGGAGTCTGCAATTCGCGACGCAACCTTGGATGTCCAGGACTGCATTGATCAAGTGATCAGTTTGGATAATCTGGCTGACAGCTTTGGAAAGGCAGCATCCGCTCGAGCGCTAGCTGCACGTCAACTACGATCCGCTGCAGTGGCATCGTTCAACGCTGGCCATCCGGAAGACGATTGTCCCATTTGCCGGGCCAAATATTCACCCCAGAAGTTGGCCGATCTTGTTGAGCAAATCACACAAACATTAGAAGAGACCAACGAGCTCACAGAGGTCACTTCTAAACTTTCCGAAGCTCAGGAACAGCTCGATTTTTTTCAAGATAAAGTCCGCCTCATTGAGAACCTGCAGCGAATAGCAAGTGCCATTGACCTAGCACCAGATGCGCTTTGCTCTGAGGTTCCCGCCCGACTGGCAGAACTGCAATTCGAGTTGGCGAGTGCTGAGCAAGAACTTGCCTCCGCCAGAATTGACTGGAAGGAGCTAGCCAACTCAAAGTTGACGGCACGCGAGCACGACGACCTTCGGGACATTGTCACAACGCTTCTGCTCACGTCTGAAACAGAGTTCGATACGGTAGCTATTGATGAAGCACGAGCTTCGTTTCGCGAAGCCGCTGCTGCAGCTCATAAACTTATAACTCAGAATTTCGAACTGCATAACTCCCTTGAAAAACAGCTTTCTGGTCTCAGTGCTGCTGCCACCGTCGAAGGTTGGCAAACACGAGCCCGACCCAATGCAGGTATAGAATCTCTAATAACTATGCAAGGTGAAATCGAATCGATTCAGACCCGAATTGATGGTTTACAAAGTTTTTTGGATATAGATGACAGCGCAAACTTTGCTGATTTAAGTATCGGGATAATTGGCGCCACTCGGATCCATTCTGAAGCGATGGAGGCCGTCAAAATGGAAAACATGGCGTCTAGCAAAATTTCCACACTTGTCGAGCAGATTGAGCACCTGAACCGGCAGCTGAACGAAAACTTGGAAAAGGCGGAAAACTATCAGGTCGCCAAAGAAACTCTGGAGCTGCTTCGCAATGAGTGCTCTCTTGAACACGCAACGCAAGAATCGTTGAGCGCCATCAGCTCGCAGATAAATGAAATTTTCAGTCGCATCCATGCGCCGAACGAATATGAATATGTTGGCCAGGGAGAGGCACTCCTCCAGACATCGGGCTCACATGAGAAACGTACGCTGGAGCAAATAAGCACAGGGCAACGTGCAGCGTTTGCGCTCTCTGTATTTTTGTCGATGAATCGTAACGCAAGCAAGGCACCGCCGGTCCTTCTGATTGACGACCCGATCGCGCATATCGACGATTTAAACGCACTGTCCTTCCTAGACTATCTACGCGATTTGGCCGTGAACTCCAGTCGACAGATTTTTTTTGCTACAGCAGATACTCGTATCGCAGCGCTCTTTGCTCGGAAATTTAGCTTTCTTGGAGAATCGTTTCAGAGCATTCAACTAGAGCGCGGGGTGGATGGGGGCTAA
- a CDS encoding radical SAM/SPASM domain-containing protein yields METLPAALVINVTLQCPLKCAHCCYSSDMFKAGHLSFEQIALAISQAAGIQAFRAVHFVGGDPLLHPDLLADAIALAAGLGLSTGITTSAFWAKSPGHAQKVVDKLCDAGLSEITVSYDDAHAAFLGLHYIANAVAAAVLRSLKLRIAVVVEPGAAITAATLRAQLGLQEASAIQIYETAVNSTGRAAAVDEVRLHTRTEHAEVYRGACQSVFRNVQIDPQGNVIPCCGVLPHHSSMVVGNLVDDGLEIAVARAQQDPLYRWISKDGPVAILADITAADTAPMRTTDFDGICTACDRMFSSPLLLRRARHTAAARCAEGQSENVVLKWVTT; encoded by the coding sequence ATGGAAACGCTGCCCGCAGCTCTGGTCATCAACGTTACACTTCAATGTCCCTTAAAGTGTGCTCATTGCTGTTATTCGTCCGATATGTTCAAGGCTGGTCATCTGTCATTTGAACAGATAGCGCTAGCCATTTCACAAGCTGCCGGCATCCAAGCGTTCCGGGCAGTCCACTTTGTCGGCGGCGACCCTTTGCTGCATCCCGACCTGCTAGCCGATGCAATCGCGCTAGCTGCCGGACTAGGACTTAGCACCGGTATCACAACCAGCGCTTTCTGGGCGAAGTCCCCGGGCCACGCTCAGAAGGTCGTCGACAAGCTATGCGATGCTGGATTGAGCGAAATAACTGTATCTTACGATGATGCCCATGCCGCTTTCCTAGGCCTGCATTACATCGCTAATGCGGTGGCTGCCGCAGTCCTGCGTTCTCTCAAGTTAAGAATCGCCGTAGTGGTCGAACCTGGCGCCGCGATCACCGCCGCGACGCTGCGCGCGCAATTAGGACTGCAAGAGGCGAGCGCCATTCAAATTTACGAAACGGCTGTGAACTCAACCGGCCGGGCCGCTGCCGTAGACGAAGTCCGCCTTCACACACGCACCGAGCATGCAGAGGTCTATCGGGGGGCCTGCCAGTCGGTGTTTCGGAACGTCCAAATCGATCCACAAGGTAACGTGATCCCCTGTTGCGGTGTCTTGCCTCACCACTCCTCAATGGTGGTTGGAAACCTAGTGGATGATGGCTTGGAGATTGCGGTAGCGCGGGCCCAGCAAGACCCTTTATATCGTTGGATCAGCAAGGACGGGCCGGTGGCAATCCTGGCCGACATTACCGCTGCCGATACGGCGCCGATGCGCACCACGGATTTCGATGGTATCTGCACGGCTTGCGACCGCATGTTTTCCTCCCCTTTGTTGCTAAGACGGGCGCGACACACGGCCGCCGCCAGGTGCGCCGAGGGCCAGTCGGAGAATGTCGTGTTGAAATGGGTGACAACATGA